The sequence GAGGTGTCTTTGGGTAAAGAGTATTGGGGGCCAATAGACGTGGGCGTGACCTCTAAGCCCGGAATGATCGACGCTAAAAAGGTGTACATTCCATCCATTGCGCCAGGCAGTTTGCTCGCGGTTGAGCACAACCGCTATGGTTGGCGGGGTGATTTTTTATTGGGCGCGCTGAAGTTGCAGCACCTTAATCGCTTGCTGATGAGCGATCAGCAGGTGATGCAGGAAAAGCGCTATTTAGAAAAAGAGAAACAACGCTTGCGCGCCTTATTGGAAGATTCGCAAGGTCGCATTTGGATTGCTACTGATGCAGGCACGTTGTGGCAGTTACAGTAAGCTAGCCTGTCTGGCGCTGATGTTGATGCCGGTCTGAGCCTAACGCGTACCCTGGGTTGAGCTGGAAAAAGGACTGCATCCTGCAATGCTGCTATAGATGCTTGAGCGTGGTCGTTCAACAGGCATAGACTGTATCAGCCAGCTCGGACAAGCCTATAAGTGTTGATTACCTTGGCTACTGATATTCACTCGTTGCTTTAAGCTGATAAGCGGATTAAAGCTGTGGCTGGATCTGCGCCTGCAGTCGCGGCATACTATTTGTATCAACTACATTACTTTCGGAGGGCCGCCATGAATATTTCTTCTGTTGGCCATTCTTTTACAGCGCATTCTTTTGCGAATCGCCCTGAGCAGACCGAGCAAACCGATACGGATAAGCAAGATGGCAAAAAATTGCATGGAAATGCAATGCTGTTGCCGGAGCAAATCAAGCAAGTAGAGCAGCTCAAAGTACGCGATCGTGAAGTCCGTGCGCATGAAATGGCACACTTGGCCGCTGCTGGTGGCTTGGCTACGTCTGGTGCATCCTACACCTACCAGCTTGGTCCGGATGGTGCCCGCTATGCAGTTGGCGGTGAGGTTAAGATTGATACCTCAAGCGGCAACAACCCTGAAGAAACCATCCGTAAAGCGCAAGCTATCCGTGCTGCTGCCTTAGCACCGGCGGAGCCTTCCGGCCAAGATCATGCCGTGGCTGCTCAAGCCTCGCAGATGGAGGCGCAAGCTCGAGCTGAGCAGGCTGCTGAAGGCCAGAACGAACGCCAGAGCGAGGTCGAGAACGAGAGCGAAAATAAGGAAGAGCCGCAGGCTGATGTTGAGGGTGCTTCGCAGCAAAACAGCGAAAGCCAAAAAGCTGCTGTGCAGCAATACCAGAGCGTAGCTGCTGAGTTTGATAATAGCTCGCGGCTTAATCTGCAGGCATGAGACAGCTCAGTTAAAAGTCGTCGTAGCAGGCTGATACCATAGAAAAACCAGCCGAAACTATCCGCACAGTGTCTTCGTACTCAAGTAACTCTTTGAATGACATCGTTTTCAGGGGGAGAAATGAGTAAGAGTTGATTTGAGTGTTGAAAATTAAATATGGCACTGCCATCAGCTGATTTTATAGTCACGCAATACGCCTCGCCCATGGCGATCACGTTTCCTTGGTCTAAAGAAAACCCGCTATAGTCAGTACTTTAGTGTATTCAACTAGGAAATCCGCCATGCCCCTATCCCAGCATCGTTTGTACTCTTTTCGCCGTTGCCCTTACGCGATGCGTGCGCGACTGGGTATTGTGTTTGCCGAGCTGCAGGTGGAGTTGCGGGAGATCGTGCTGAAGAATAAGCCGGCGCAAATGCTGGCTATCAGCCCCAAAGGTACGGTTCCTGTGCTTGAGTTGGCTGAGGGCGATAGTGTTACGAGGCGCGTTATCGAGGAAAGCAGGGAGATACTGGAATGGGCGCTGCAGGAAAATGACCCGCACGGGTTATTAAACACCGATTTAGCCAGCGCCAATGCACTGATCGACCGTAACGATAACGAATTTAAACACTGGCTCGATCGCTACAAATACGCCGATCGTCATCCAGAGCTCACCCAGCTTGAATACCGGCAGCAGGGCGAGGTGTTTTTACAGGTGTTAGAAGAGTTACTCGGAAAAAATACATACCTGCTCGGCGATAACACCAGCATCGCTGATATTGGCATTATGCCTTTTGTACGCCAGTTCGCTCATGTCGATCGAGATGTTTTTTACGGTCTGCCTTATCCGTATCTGCAGCAGTGGCTTAAAGATTGGCTGGAGCATCCAGCGTTTCAGCAGGTTATGATCAAATTCAAGCCTTGGCAGGAGGGCGATCAAGCAGTGCTGTTTGCAAAAGGCAGTCACTGAGGATTCCTAGCTTAGCAGAGCTGTTTTACATGGAGGGGGCGCTAGGATTACTCAGGCATGATTGGCCAGTCGACATAATCAACCGTATCCAGCGGTTGTGGCGCTGTATCGCATTGCCACTGCTTAATATAACGCCGCTCGGGATCGTACTCTTGGGTTTGCTTTTCTAGATTAAAGTGCCGCCCGCCACGCGGGTCTTTACCCACCCCCGCAATATATTGCCAGTTGCCCCAGTTGCAGGCGACATCGTAATCGAGCAGCTGTTGTTGAAAGTAAGCAGCGCCGTAACGCCAGTCTACCGCCAGCTCGTTGACTAAACAGCTGGCGACAATTTGCCGGCCACGGTTTGAGATAAAGCCTGTGGCGTTTAACTCTTTCATGCAGGCATTCACCAGTGGGAAGGGCGTTTCCCCATTGCACCATTTTTTAAAACGGGCGCTGTAATAGCTGGTTTTGGGTTTATGTTTGGCCTGGCCTTGAAAGCTGAATAAACGCGCGTCTTGCTGCAGCGCTGACCATTGAAAGTATTCACGCCACAACAGTTCAAAACCAATCCAGTAGGTTGAATCGTTGGCACCGTGCTGTGCTTCGTAGGCTTTTAATTGTTGCCAGATGGAGCGGGGCGATAGATTACCGAGCGCTAAAAAAGGACTGAACTTGGTTGAGCTGTCCCAGCCATCTAATTGGTTGCGAGTGAGCTTATAGCTGTGCGGTGCTGAGCTGGAAAAGTAACGCTGCACATGTGCCAGCGCCTGTTGTTCGCCCCCTGAAAAGCGCTGGCTGCTAAAGGCTGTGTCACGTATGTTTGCGCGAATTGATCAAGGCTTATGCCCTGTGATGACTGTACTTGGATGGCGTGCGGTACTGTGCTGAGTGTATCGCTAACGGCTTGCACAGCAAAATTACGTTTTTCAATGTGCTGTCTAAAACTGGAAAAGCTATTGAGCAGTTGCGGCGTGAGTGCTAATTGCTCTGGCTTAAACAGCGTGTGATTCCAAGTGGCAAAGCAACGCACCTGAGGCAGGTTTTGCTCAATCACTTGGCAGGTTTTGTTTTCATACCAGCCCACTGGTTTAGAGCGCACGATGGTATCAATCTGCTGCTCTTGCATAAAACGGCAGACCTCGGTTGCAGGTTGGCCTTCTAAAATAATCAGGCGATGACCTAAGGCGCGCAACTGTTGCTCAAGATCGCATAAAGACTGATATATAAAATTGAGCCGGTGTGAGCCTATGGCTTTGTGTTGATAGTTATTGGGCCCGATGTCATGGGGGTTAATCACGTAAATAAAGGCAATGGCTGCGTAATGGCTGCAGGCCCAGTTGAGGGCGAAGTTATCGTGCAAGCGCAGATCATCAGTAAACCAAAAGGCTACTTTTTTGGGCATATTAGACATTCGCAGAGTCCTTTGTGGGCGCAAGCAGTGCAGGGCCAGCGCGGGCTGTTTAGTTGGGGCAATAACAATTGATCAACTGGTGCTACTGTACTTGCTGGCTGCGAACTCTTAAAGAGCGAAGCGTATGGCTGTACTGCACTTTTAGTTTAGAATGAGACTGGTTCTCAATATAGATACTTAATCAAGCAGGATGAAGTGATGCACGGTGAATATAAAGTACCTGGCGGTAAGTTAGTGGTCGCTGATATAGAGGTGCACGATGACTGTTTAAGCCAAGTGAGTATTTCGGGTGACTTTTTCTTAGAGCCTGATACGGCTTTAACCCATATTAACCAAGCTCTAATTGGCTTACCCAGCACGGCAAGCCAACAAGCTTTAACTGCTGCTATCACAGAAGCGCTGGATGATGATGTGGTGATGTTTGGCTTCTCAGCAGAGGCTGTAGCCATCGCTGTTCGGCGCGCTTTAGGCAAGGCGAGCAGTTGGCTTGATCATCAATTTACCCTGATTCCGCCGGTCACTATGCCCGCAGCCATGCATGTCGCTTTAGACGATGCATTAGCCCAGTCTGTGGCTAAAGGTTTGCGCGGGCCAACACTAAGGTTTTGGGACTGGGATGATTCTGTAGTGGTGATAGGCTGTTTTCAGTCGGTCAAAAATGAAGTGGATATGGCTGCAGCGCAAGAGGCTGGTGTACAAGTGGTGCGCCGTATTACCGGTGGCGGTGCTATGTTTATGGAGCCCGGCAACTGCATTACCTATTCGTTAACGGTGCCGACCTCGATTGTGGACGGTATGAGCATTGAGGCGTCGTATCAGTTTTTAGATGCTTGGGTGTTAGCTGCATTGGCAGAGGTTGGTATTCAAGCGCACTATAAGCCGCTTAACGATATTACCTCTGCACAAGGCAAGATAGGTGGTGCGGCACAAAAACGCTTTGGTACTGGTATTTTGCTGCACCATGCGACGCTGGCTTACGATATTGATGCCGACAAAATGCTGCAAGTGTTGCGTATTGGTCGAGAAAAAATCTCTGATAAAGGCATTACCAGTGCCAACAAGCGTGTTGATCCGATGCGCAGCCAAACGGGGCTCAGCAGAGCGGCTATTATTGATGCTTTTATGCGTCACTTCTCTAAAACCTACCAAGCCCAGCTGGGGGATTATTTGCCGGAGGAGCTGTCCACCGCCAAGGCATTAGTGGCCGACAAATTTTTAACGGACGCATGGCTGTACAAAGTTAATTGACATCCTCACCGCCCTAAAGAGGCGGTGATACTTACTGCTATACGAGGCTTTCTGCGATTTTGGTAAAGA comes from Pseudomonas sp. C27(2019) and encodes:
- a CDS encoding deoxyribodipyrimidine photo-lyase, whose product is MSNMPKKVAFWFTDDLRLHDNFALNWACSHYAAIAFIYVINPHDIGPNNYQHKAIGSHRLNFIYQSLCDLEQQLRALGHRLIILEGQPATEVCRFMQEQQIDTIVRSKPVGWYENKTCQVIEQNLPQVRCFATWNHTLFKPEQLALTPQLLNSFSSFRQHIEKRNFAVQAVSDTLSTVPHAIQVQSSQGISLDQFAQTYVTQPLAASAFQGANNRRWHMCSVTFPAQHRTAISSLATN
- a CDS encoding putative metalloprotease CJM1_0395 family protein — encoded protein: MNISSVGHSFTAHSFANRPEQTEQTDTDKQDGKKLHGNAMLLPEQIKQVEQLKVRDREVRAHEMAHLAAAGGLATSGASYTYQLGPDGARYAVGGEVKIDTSSGNNPEETIRKAQAIRAAALAPAEPSGQDHAVAAQASQMEAQARAEQAAEGQNERQSEVENESENKEEPQADVEGASQQNSESQKAAVQQYQSVAAEFDNSSRLNLQA
- a CDS encoding biotin/lipoate A/B protein ligase family protein, with protein sequence MHGEYKVPGGKLVVADIEVHDDCLSQVSISGDFFLEPDTALTHINQALIGLPSTASQQALTAAITEALDDDVVMFGFSAEAVAIAVRRALGKASSWLDHQFTLIPPVTMPAAMHVALDDALAQSVAKGLRGPTLRFWDWDDSVVVIGCFQSVKNEVDMAAAQEAGVQVVRRITGGGAMFMEPGNCITYSLTVPTSIVDGMSIEASYQFLDAWVLAALAEVGIQAHYKPLNDITSAQGKIGGAAQKRFGTGILLHHATLAYDIDADKMLQVLRIGREKISDKGITSANKRVDPMRSQTGLSRAAIIDAFMRHFSKTYQAQLGDYLPEELSTAKALVADKFLTDAWLYKVN
- a CDS encoding DASH family cryptochrome, whose protein sequence is MQRYFSSSAPHSYKLTRNQLDGWDSSTKFSPFLALGNLSPRSIWQQLKAYEAQHGANDSTYWIGFELLWREYFQWSALQQDARLFSFQGQAKHKPKTSYYSARFKKWCNGETPFPLVNACMKELNATGFISNRGRQIVASCLVNELAVDWRYGAAYFQQQLLDYDVACNWGNWQYIAGVGKDPRGGRHFNLEKQTQEYDPERRYIKQWQCDTAPQPLDTVDYVDWPIMPE
- a CDS encoding glutathione S-transferase; translation: MPLSQHRLYSFRRCPYAMRARLGIVFAELQVELREIVLKNKPAQMLAISPKGTVPVLELAEGDSVTRRVIEESREILEWALQENDPHGLLNTDLASANALIDRNDNEFKHWLDRYKYADRHPELTQLEYRQQGEVFLQVLEELLGKNTYLLGDNTSIADIGIMPFVRQFAHVDRDVFYGLPYPYLQQWLKDWLEHPAFQQVMIKFKPWQEGDQAVLFAKGSH